DNA from Candidatus Stoquefichus sp. SB1:
GCCAATTTAATACAACGGTTGGTAAAGAAAAAGGAATTATTGTTGAGGTGACAGGTTTTGGTAATGTCAATGAATTAGGGGAAAGTGTCTTAGATGCTGCTAATAAAAAAGTGGGATCTAAAGAAGTTCCAAATATTTTTGCGGCATATGCTGATACAGCCTATCAAGTGGATGCTTTAGGTTTGGTCCAGGATTTAAAGCCTTATTTTACAGATAAAGAACTTTCTGCTTATGTAGATGGATATATTGAAGAAGGAATGTTTCATGATGCTCTGAAAATTTTTCCTACGGCTAAATCTACAGAGATTATGATGATTAACATGACAGATTTTAATAAATTTGCTAAAGTGACAGGAGCAAAATTAGAAGATTTATCAACTATTGAAGGGTTATGTGCAACAGCTAAAAAATATTATGAGTATACTGATCAGATGACACCAACACCAAATGATGGGAAAGCTTTTTTTGGTAGAGATGCCATGGCTAATTATATTGTTATTGGTTTAAAGCAATTAGGACATGATATTATTACTGTAAGTGATAGTGGAAAGGCAACTTTGGATTTTGATAAAGATGCTGTTAAAAAATTGTGGGATTATTATTATACGCCTTATATTCATGGTTATTTTAAAGCAGAAGGGCGTTTTAGAAGTGATGATGTGAAATTAGGAAATATTATTAGTTTCGTTGGATCTTCTTCAGGAGCAACATTCTTTCCAGAACAGGTTATTGTGGATGATGAGAATTCTTATCCGATTGATGTGAAAGTTTTAGAAGCACCAACTTTTAAAGATGGT
Protein-coding regions in this window:
- a CDS encoding extracellular solute-binding protein produces the protein MKKIMKVLCCVALLMCIGCSSKSYLDPDNPVTVKLWNYYTGKQLESFNALVSQFNTTVGKEKGIIVEVTGFGNVNELGESVLDAANKKVGSKEVPNIFAAYADTAYQVDALGLVQDLKPYFTDKELSAYVDGYIEEGMFHDALKIFPTAKSTEIMMINMTDFNKFAKVTGAKLEDLSTIEGLCATAKKYYEYTDQMTPTPNDGKAFFGRDAMANYIVIGLKQLGHDIITVSDSGKATLDFDKDAVKKLWDYYYTPYIHGYFKAEGRFRSDDVKLGNIISFVGSSSGATFFPEQVIVDDENSYPIDVKVLEAPTFKDGEAYAVQQGAGMVVTTGDEAHVEGSVEFLKWFTQQEQNIKFSIDSGYLPVTKDANQFSAIEKTVKIESNLMKEVIQTSVDTVNNKKLYTTKACDNGATLRTQLENCLKDKAETDRKTIQKSLDNGQDSNSVFAQYDNQDNFENWYQETYKALKDIVG